In one Juglans regia cultivar Chandler chromosome 11, Walnut 2.0, whole genome shotgun sequence genomic region, the following are encoded:
- the LOC108987840 gene encoding transcription factor bHLH149, which produces MASSISETNFEESKRIKRRKTGDELRDPDTIDHTRWRSESEQRIYSTKLFEAIRQVRRNSSPVNKVSSGRDIQDAADRVLAVAAKGRTRWSRAILASRLRLRLAHNNKKHKKARLAKVTGSIRSKMPEKKRFIPALQRKVKVLSRLVPGCRKVSFPNLLEETTDYISALEMQVRAMAALTELLTGSPVDRLASTSDS; this is translated from the coding sequence ATGGCGTCTTCCATATCCGAGACGAATTTTGAGGAGTCGAAGCGAATAAAGAGGAGGAAAACCGGGGACGAACTGCGAGATCCGGATACGATAGACCACACCAGATGGAGATCCGAATCGGAGCAGAGGATCTACTCCACAAAGCTTTTTGAGGCTATCCGGCAGGTCCGCCGGAATTCCTCGCCTGTGAATAAGGTATCCTCTGGCCGCGACATCCAAGATGCGGCGGACCGGGTTCTGGCCGTGGCGGCCAAGGGTAGGACTCGGTGGAGCCGGGCGATTCTGGCGAGTCGGCTCAGGTTGAGACTCGCTCACAACAACAAGAAGCACAAGAAGGCGAGGTTGGCGAAGGTGACAGGCTCTATCCGGTCGAAGATGCCAGAGAAGAAGCGGTTTATACCGGCTCTGCAGAGGAAAGTGAAGGTACTGAGCCGTTTGGTTCCCGGTTGTCGGAAAGTCTCGTTCCCGAACCTTTTGGAAGAAACGACCGATTACATTTCGGCTTTGGAGATGCAGGTCCGAGCCATGGCCGCACTCACCGAGCTCCTCACCGGTTCGCCGGTCGACCGGCTCGCCTCGACCTCTGACTCCTAA